The Amblyomma americanum isolate KBUSLIRL-KWMA chromosome 3, ASM5285725v1, whole genome shotgun sequence genome window below encodes:
- the LOC144125547 gene encoding uncharacterized protein LOC144125547 — protein sequence MIAQAFFVCLSVAAASAGVLGGHGGLGLFGGLGGYGYGHGYGVALAAPVVAKAPVVAAAPVVAKAAVDFVAPQATKFGYLTVDPYGNTQARNEVSDAYNRRVGSYSFRDAHGITRKVNYVADAHGFRAVVSTNEPGTAPSKPAAAAFRTPAKAAAVAVAPVAAVPAVPAVAKVATVAAAPVLAYGGYGGLGGYGDYGHFGGLGHLGGYGFGGFGGYGHFGGFYH from the exons ATGATCGCACAA GCATTTTTCGTGTGCCTCTCTGTGGCTGCCGCTTCGGCTGGCGTCCTTGGAGGCCATGGAGGGCTCGGATTGTTCGGCGGTCTAGGAGGCTACGGCTACGGCCACGGCTATGGCGTGGCCCTTGCAGCCCCGGTGGTTGCCAAGGCTCCGGTTGTGGCCGCAGCTCCCGTCGTCGCCAAGGCCGCCGTTGACTTTGTT GCTCCGCAGGCCACCAAGTTCGGCTACCTGACGGTCGACCCGTACGGAAACACTCAGGCTCGCAACGAGGTGTCGGACGCGTACAACCGCCGCGTCGGCTCCTACAGCTTCCGGGACGCGCACGGCATCACGCGCAAGGTCAATTACGTGGCTGACGCGCACGGCTTCCGCGCCGTGGTCAGCACCAACGAGCCCGGCACGGCTCCCTCGAAGCCCGCTGCCGCCGCTTTCCGCACACCGGCCAAGGCGGCAGCTGTCGCTGTCGCGCCAGTCGCCGCAGTGCCGGCCGTGCCCGCGGTAGCCAAGGTGGCGACCGTTGCTGCTGCCCCCGTGCTCGCCTACGGAGGATACGGAGGTCTCGGAGGCTACGGAGACTACGGTCACTTCGGCGGTCTCGGGCACCTTGGAGGATACGGCTTCGGAGGCTTCGGTGGTTACGGTCACTTCGGTGGCTTCTACCACTAA